One stretch of Rhodoferax lithotrophicus DNA includes these proteins:
- a CDS encoding efflux RND transporter permease subunit gives MNLSAWSIKNPIPAVMLFVLLSFAGLLSYQSMKVQQFPDMELPMVTVAASLPGAAPAQLETEVARKLENAIAPLQGLKNIYTQVHDGGVTITAEFRLEKPTQEAVDDVRSAIQGVRSDLPSDVRDPVVGKVNLSGAPILAITIRSTQMDDEALSWFVDNTVTRRLLGVKGVGSVARVGGVSRQVEVALDPLKLQALGATAADVSRQLRQVQTESAGGRADLGDSEQPMRTLATVKTVQELAQIEFTLSSGQRIRLDQVASVRDTVAEPRALALLNGKPVVGFEITRSKGASEVEVGAAVQLALKELQAQHPDIELTQAFDFVTPVAEEFDASMVMLYEGAILAVLVVWLFLRNVRATFVSAVALPLSVIPAFIGMAFMGFSINTVTLLALSLVIGVLVDDAIVEVENIERHLQMGKTPYQAAMEAADEIGLAVVATTFTLISVFLPTAFMSGIAGKFFKQFGWTAALAVFASLVVARLLTPMMAAYVMKPSKHPHQDPFWMPVYLRASRWALGHRWITLGLAAAFFVGSIALIPLLPKGFMPPDDNSQTQVYLELPPGSTLSQTREAAEGARQLLMQVAHVKSVYTTIGGGAAGTDPFAPAGTSEVRKATLTVLLAERGERPRKQGIESAIRTAMAELPGVRSKVGLGGSGEKYQLVLTGEDPQALAMAAAALEKDLRTIPGLGSITSSASLIRSEIAVRPDFARAAELGVTSSAIGETLRIATVGDYDTALPKLNLSQRQVPIVVKLVDSARQDLAVLGRLSVPGLKGPVMLSQVATLEVTGGPAVIGRLNRSRNITFEVELSGAPLGDVTAAVAKLPSLQNLPAGVKQLALGDAEVMDELFASFGLAMLTGVLCIYIVLVLLFKDFLHPFTILTALPLSLGGAFVGLLLADKSFSMPSLIGLIMLMGIATKNSILLVEYAIVARRDHGLSRFDALLDACHKRARPIVMTTLAMGAGMVPLAAGWGAADSSFRSPMAVAVIGGLITSTVLSLLVIPSVFTLMDDFEHFMGRVKRWVRREKAPEEKTDLQVI, from the coding sequence ATGAATCTTTCTGCCTGGTCCATCAAAAACCCGATTCCTGCGGTGATGCTGTTTGTGCTGCTGAGCTTTGCCGGCCTGCTGTCCTACCAGTCCATGAAGGTGCAGCAGTTCCCCGACATGGAGCTGCCCATGGTGACCGTGGCCGCCTCCCTGCCCGGCGCAGCCCCGGCCCAGCTGGAGACCGAAGTGGCCCGCAAGCTGGAAAACGCCATTGCCCCGCTGCAAGGCCTGAAAAACATCTACACCCAGGTGCATGACGGTGGCGTGACCATCACCGCCGAGTTCCGCCTGGAAAAACCCACGCAAGAAGCGGTGGACGATGTGCGCAGCGCCATCCAGGGCGTGCGCAGCGACCTGCCCAGCGACGTGCGTGACCCGGTGGTGGGCAAGGTCAACCTGTCGGGGGCACCCATTTTGGCCATCACCATCCGCTCGACGCAGATGGACGACGAGGCCTTGAGCTGGTTTGTCGACAACACGGTGACACGCCGCCTGCTGGGGGTCAAAGGCGTGGGCTCGGTGGCGCGGGTGGGTGGTGTGAGCCGCCAGGTGGAAGTGGCGCTGGACCCGCTGAAATTACAAGCCCTGGGGGCCACGGCGGCCGACGTGTCACGCCAATTGCGCCAGGTGCAAACCGAAAGCGCCGGTGGCCGCGCCGACTTGGGCGACAGCGAACAACCCATGCGCACCCTGGCCACGGTGAAAACCGTGCAAGAACTGGCACAGATTGAATTCACCCTGAGCAGCGGCCAGCGCATCCGCCTGGACCAGGTGGCCAGCGTGCGCGACACCGTGGCCGAGCCACGCGCCCTGGCCCTGCTTAATGGCAAGCCGGTGGTGGGGTTTGAAATCACCCGCAGCAAAGGGGCCAGCGAGGTCGAGGTGGGCGCGGCGGTGCAGCTGGCCCTCAAGGAACTCCAGGCCCAGCACCCGGACATTGAACTCACCCAGGCGTTTGACTTTGTCACCCCGGTGGCCGAGGAGTTTGATGCCTCCATGGTGATGCTGTACGAGGGTGCCATTCTGGCGGTGCTGGTGGTCTGGCTGTTCTTGCGCAATGTGCGCGCTACCTTTGTCTCGGCCGTGGCCTTGCCGCTGTCGGTGATTCCAGCCTTTATCGGCATGGCGTTCATGGGTTTTTCCATCAACACCGTGACACTGCTGGCGCTCTCGCTGGTGATCGGAGTGCTGGTGGACGACGCGATTGTGGAGGTGGAAAACATCGAGCGCCATTTGCAAATGGGCAAAACGCCCTACCAGGCCGCGATGGAGGCCGCCGATGAAATTGGCCTGGCGGTGGTGGCCACCACCTTCACGCTGATCTCGGTGTTTTTGCCCACCGCCTTCATGTCCGGCATTGCCGGCAAGTTTTTCAAACAGTTTGGCTGGACCGCCGCGCTGGCGGTGTTTGCCTCTCTGGTGGTGGCGCGCCTGCTCACGCCCATGATGGCGGCCTATGTGATGAAACCCAGTAAACACCCGCACCAGGACCCGTTCTGGATGCCGGTTTACCTGCGGGCCAGTCGCTGGGCGCTGGGCCACCGCTGGATCACGCTGGGGCTGGCCGCCGCGTTTTTCGTCGGCTCCATCGCGCTGATTCCGCTGCTGCCCAAAGGCTTCATGCCACCGGACGACAACTCACAAACCCAGGTCTACCTGGAACTGCCGCCCGGCTCCACCCTGAGCCAGACCCGCGAGGCGGCGGAAGGTGCACGCCAGCTGCTGATGCAGGTGGCGCATGTCAAAAGTGTCTACACCACCATTGGCGGCGGCGCGGCGGGCACAGACCCATTTGCCCCGGCGGGCACGAGCGAGGTGCGCAAAGCCACGCTGACGGTGCTACTGGCCGAGCGTGGTGAGCGCCCGCGCAAGCAGGGCATCGAGTCCGCCATCCGCACCGCCATGGCCGAATTGCCCGGTGTGCGCAGCAAAGTGGGCCTGGGCGGCAGTGGTGAAAAATACCAGCTGGTGCTCACCGGTGAAGACCCGCAAGCACTGGCCATGGCCGCCGCCGCACTGGAGAAAGACCTGCGCACCATTCCCGGCCTGGGCAGCATCACCTCCAGCGCCAGCCTGATCCGCTCTGAAATTGCGGTACGGCCCGACTTTGCCCGCGCCGCCGAACTGGGCGTGACCAGCAGCGCCATTGGTGAGACCCTGCGTATTGCCACCGTGGGCGACTACGACACGGCCTTACCCAAGCTCAACCTGAGCCAGCGCCAGGTGCCTATCGTGGTGAAACTGGTCGATAGCGCCCGGCAAGACCTGGCCGTGCTGGGCCGCCTGAGCGTGCCCGGCCTCAAAGGCCCGGTGATGCTCAGCCAGGTGGCCACGCTGGAGGTCACCGGTGGCCCGGCGGTGATTGGCCGCCTGAACCGCTCACGCAATATCACCTTTGAGGTGGAGCTCTCGGGCGCACCGCTGGGCGACGTGACCGCCGCCGTGGCCAAGCTGCCCAGCCTGCAAAACCTGCCCGCCGGAGTAAAACAACTCGCCCTGGGCGACGCAGAGGTGATGGACGAGCTGTTTGCCAGCTTTGGCCTGGCCATGCTGACCGGCGTGCTGTGTATCTACATCGTGCTGGTGCTGCTGTTCAAAGACTTTCTGCATCCCTTCACCATCCTGACCGCCCTGCCCTTGTCACTGGGTGGCGCGTTTGTGGGGCTGCTGCTGGCGGACAAAAGCTTCTCGATGCCGTCGCTGATTGGCCTGATCATGCTGATGGGTATTGCCACCAAAAACTCGATCTTGCTGGTGGAATACGCCATCGTGGCGCGGCGCGATCATGGCCTGAGCCGCTTTGACGCGCTGCTGGATGCCTGCCACAAACGCGCCCGCCCCATCGTCATGACCACCCTGGCCATGGGTGCCGGCATGGTGCCCCTGGCCGCCGGCTGGGGCGCCGCCGACAGCAGCTTCAGAAGCCCGATGGCGGTGGCCGTGATCGGCGGGCTGATCACCTCCACCGTGCTGAGCCTGCTGGTGATCCCGTCGGTGTTCACCTTGATGGATGACTTTGAACACTTCATGGGGCGCGTCAAACGCTGGGTGCGGCGGGAGAAGGCTCCTGAAGAGAAGACAGATTTACAAGTCATTTAG
- a CDS encoding efflux RND transporter periplasmic adaptor subunit: protein MNHLTLKPLTLGLLAAALMGLGALGMWMAQPSAAQTTPAEVLNTAPSAAKPALTVALTQARSGLLPIKLAANGNVAAWQEASIGTEVGGLRVAELHANVGDSVQKGQLLASFATDSVKADVALARAAVAEAQANALEAAANAERARAVQGSGALSAQQINQYLTQEQTAKARVASTQAQLDAQLLRLKQTQVLAPDNGILSSRSATVGAVLGAGSELFKLIRQGRLEWRGEVTSAELGRIRVGTAVLVTAPGGAQTKGRVRMLAPTVDAASRNGLVYVDLLETGKAATAQAFKPGMFARGEFELGQSAALSVPQTAVVVRDGFSTVYRVGADHRVSQLKVQTGRVQGDAIEIQSGVKPEDQLVASGGSFLSEGDLVRVVESSKPNSAPAQAAPAQEASK, encoded by the coding sequence ATGAACCACCTGACTTTAAAACCCCTTACCCTGGGCCTGCTGGCCGCCGCACTGATGGGCCTTGGTGCCCTGGGCATGTGGATGGCCCAGCCATCGGCGGCACAAACCACCCCCGCAGAGGTGCTCAACACGGCCCCCAGCGCAGCCAAACCAGCCCTCACCGTGGCGCTCACCCAGGCCCGCAGCGGCTTGCTGCCGATCAAACTGGCGGCCAATGGCAATGTGGCCGCCTGGCAAGAGGCCAGCATCGGCACCGAAGTCGGCGGCCTGCGGGTGGCGGAGTTACATGCCAATGTGGGTGACAGCGTCCAGAAAGGCCAGCTGCTGGCCAGCTTTGCCACCGACAGCGTGAAGGCTGACGTGGCCCTGGCCCGCGCCGCCGTGGCCGAGGCCCAGGCCAACGCCCTGGAGGCGGCCGCCAACGCCGAGCGAGCCCGCGCCGTGCAAGGCAGCGGGGCCCTGAGTGCCCAGCAAATCAACCAGTACCTGACGCAGGAACAAACCGCCAAGGCCCGCGTGGCCTCCACCCAGGCGCAACTCGATGCCCAACTGCTGCGCCTGAAGCAAACCCAGGTGCTGGCCCCGGACAACGGCATCCTCTCCAGCCGCAGCGCCACGGTGGGCGCGGTGCTGGGGGCAGGCAGCGAGCTGTTCAAACTGATTCGCCAGGGCCGCCTGGAGTGGCGCGGCGAGGTCACCTCGGCCGAGCTGGGCCGCATCCGTGTGGGTACGGCGGTGCTGGTCACCGCCCCTGGTGGCGCGCAGACCAAAGGCCGGGTGCGTATGCTGGCCCCCACGGTGGATGCCGCCAGCCGCAATGGCCTGGTGTATGTTGACCTGCTGGAAACGGGCAAAGCAGCCACGGCCCAAGCCTTCAAACCCGGCATGTTTGCCCGGGGTGAGTTTGAGCTGGGCCAATCTGCCGCTTTGAGCGTGCCCCAAACCGCCGTGGTGGTGCGTGATGGCTTCAGCACCGTCTACCGCGTGGGGGCCGACCACCGGGTCAGCCAGCTCAAGGTGCAAACCGGCCGGGTGCAGGGGGATGCCATCGAAATTCAAAGTGGGGTCAAGCCTGAGGACCAACTGGTGGCCAGCGGTGGCAGCTTCCTGAGCGAAGGTGATCTGGTGCGGGTGGTTGAATCTTCCAAGCCAAACAGTGCTCCAGCGCAAGCAGCACCTGCACAAGAAGCTAGCAAATAA
- a CDS encoding very short patch repair endonuclease gives MLDDEVDRIAALLLAWKLRCIVRECTGPVSDVMDIVSPEVRSRMMAGIKGKNTKPEMVVRKLVHGMGFRYRLHRKDLPGSPDIVFPRLRKVIFVHGCFWHQHPGCRLAYTPKSNTQFWLDKLEANTRRDTLALMALDAMGWEILVVWECEVSNLSSLALQLNSFLASNIR, from the coding sequence ATGCTTGATGATGAAGTCGATCGAATTGCGGCCCTTCTGCTGGCCTGGAAACTGCGCTGCATCGTCCGGGAATGCACGGGGCCGGTGAGTGATGTGATGGATATCGTGTCCCCCGAAGTTCGTTCCCGAATGATGGCTGGCATCAAAGGGAAGAACACGAAGCCCGAAATGGTGGTCCGAAAGCTGGTGCACGGAATGGGGTTTCGCTATCGCCTGCACCGAAAGGACTTGCCAGGTTCTCCAGATATTGTTTTTCCGCGTCTGAGAAAAGTGATTTTTGTTCATGGCTGTTTCTGGCACCAGCATCCCGGATGCAGACTTGCCTACACACCAAAATCAAATACGCAGTTCTGGCTGGACAAACTGGAGGCTAACACACGACGTGATACCCTCGCTCTGATGGCTCTGGATGCTATGGGCTGGGAGATTCTGGTCGTATGGGAATGCGAGGTTTCCAATCTGTCGTCGCTTGCCCTGCAGCTGAATTCATTCCTCGCGTCAAATATTCGCTGA
- a CDS encoding efflux transporter outer membrane subunit, with amino-acid sequence MRFSTRRLTLLILALGLAGCTSLMPPKQVDPLVVSQWQAPLPHQGTVGALAQWWQQQGDPLLVELIEAAQTVSPTVAQALARVESARATRTSANAALLPSLDASTSVSRGVSQPNVPLATTQTLGLQAAWELDLVGANRAVSHAADAQLQGSQALWHDARVSVAAEVANTYYSLITCYQWLNLTRQDAASRQQTARLAELSAQAGFTAPASAALARASAAEGNSRVTQQAAACDMDTKALVALTGMVELNLRQKVALALVKPALAAPFLIASVPAQTLTQRPDVVAAERDVVVASAQVGAAKAQRYPRLTLGGSIGTLRYSSQGTSTSLDTWSFGPLALSLPLFDGGQRAANVLASEANYTQVVAVYRAKVRQAVREVEEALVKLNSADARQRNAEVSTQGYAESLQATQARYSQGLASLVELEEARRNALAAQSTQLSLALERNQAWVALYRALGGGFDATAPAPL; translated from the coding sequence ATGCGCTTTTCCACACGCCGACTCACCCTCTTGATCCTGGCCCTGGGGCTGGCCGGGTGCACCAGCCTGATGCCACCCAAGCAAGTCGACCCGCTGGTGGTCAGCCAATGGCAAGCGCCCTTGCCGCACCAAGGCACCGTGGGTGCATTGGCCCAGTGGTGGCAGCAACAAGGCGACCCGCTGCTGGTGGAGCTGATCGAGGCGGCCCAAACCGTCAGCCCCACGGTGGCGCAAGCCCTGGCCCGGGTGGAATCGGCACGCGCCACACGCACCAGCGCCAACGCCGCCCTGCTACCCAGCCTGGACGCATCCACCAGCGTGAGCCGTGGGGTGAGCCAACCCAACGTGCCGCTGGCCACCACCCAGACCCTCGGCTTGCAAGCGGCCTGGGAACTTGACCTGGTGGGGGCCAACCGCGCCGTCAGCCATGCCGCTGATGCCCAGCTCCAGGGCAGTCAGGCGCTGTGGCACGATGCCCGCGTGTCGGTGGCCGCTGAAGTAGCCAACACCTACTACAGCCTGATCACCTGTTACCAATGGCTGAACCTGACCCGCCAGGATGCGGCTTCCCGGCAGCAAACCGCCCGCCTGGCAGAACTCAGCGCCCAGGCCGGCTTCACCGCACCGGCCAGCGCCGCCCTGGCCCGCGCCAGCGCAGCAGAGGGCAATAGCCGGGTCACCCAGCAAGCCGCCGCCTGTGACATGGACACCAAAGCCCTGGTGGCCCTGACCGGCATGGTCGAGCTAAATTTAAGACAAAAAGTAGCTCTGGCCCTTGTAAAACCTGCGCTAGCAGCACCTTTTTTAATAGCGAGTGTGCCCGCACAAACACTCACCCAACGGCCCGATGTGGTGGCCGCCGAACGCGACGTGGTGGTGGCCAGCGCCCAGGTGGGTGCGGCCAAAGCACAACGCTACCCCCGCCTCACGCTGGGCGGCTCGATTGGCACACTGCGCTACAGCAGCCAGGGCACATCCACCAGCCTGGACACCTGGTCGTTTGGCCCGCTGGCCCTGAGCCTGCCGCTGTTTGACGGTGGCCAGCGCGCCGCCAATGTGCTGGCCAGTGAGGCCAACTACACCCAGGTGGTGGCGGTTTACCGCGCCAAAGTGCGCCAGGCCGTGCGTGAGGTGGAAGAGGCCCTGGTCAAGCTCAACAGTGCCGATGCCCGCCAGCGCAACGCCGAAGTCTCCACCCAGGGTTATGCCGAATCCCTGCAAGCCACCCAAGCCCGCTACAGCCAGGGTCTGGCCAGCCTGGTTGAACTGGAAGAGGCCCGCCGCAACGCACTGGCAGCCCAGTCCACCCAACTGTCGTTGGCCCTGGAGCGCAACCAGGCCTGGGTGGCGCTGTACCGCGCATTGGGTGGTGGTTTTGATGCCACAGCACCTGCCCCACTTTGA
- a CDS encoding CerR family C-terminal domain-containing protein, which produces MNSSDHTTLASPDTPGRMPVRMDGQQARVRLLDAGLTLFADKGFANTSTREIAQAAQVNVAAISYYFGDKEGLYRAVYTDPRHNLTLDAAALAQTGSDIQATLRLLLSGLTDPLKQGLMVQQCMKLHFRELLHPTGVWQEEIEQNIKPSHLALVQALCQHLKLAQADDDVHRLAFSISGLAAMLHIGHDVITTIRPQLIAAPTAIDLYVKRMLTYAMAMVEAEAQRRTSATTASVPQDPTRSDPTSAGL; this is translated from the coding sequence ATGAATTCCAGTGACCACACCACCCTCGCATCACCAGACACCCCAGGCCGCATGCCCGTGCGTATGGACGGCCAGCAAGCCCGCGTGCGCCTGCTGGATGCCGGGCTGACCCTGTTTGCCGACAAGGGTTTTGCCAACACCTCCACCCGTGAAATTGCCCAGGCTGCGCAGGTGAATGTGGCGGCCATCAGCTACTATTTTGGCGACAAAGAAGGGCTGTACCGCGCCGTGTACACCGACCCGCGCCACAACCTCACGCTGGATGCCGCGGCTCTGGCCCAGACCGGCTCAGACATTCAGGCCACACTGCGCCTTCTGCTGAGCGGCCTGACCGACCCGCTCAAACAGGGCCTCATGGTGCAGCAGTGCATGAAACTGCACTTTCGTGAATTGCTGCACCCCACCGGCGTGTGGCAAGAGGAGATTGAACAAAACATCAAGCCCAGCCACCTTGCCCTGGTGCAGGCGCTGTGCCAGCACCTGAAGCTGGCACAAGCTGACGACGACGTGCACCGGCTGGCGTTCTCGATCTCGGGCCTGGCCGCCATGCTGCACATTGGCCATGACGTGATCACCACCATCCGCCCGCAGCTGATCGCCGCCCCAACAGCCATTGACTTGTATGTGAAGCGTATGCTGACCTACGCCATGGCCATGGTCGAGGCCGAAGCCCAACGCCGCACATCGGCCACCACGGCATCCGTGCCGCAGGACCCGACCCGGTCTGATCCCACTTCCGCAGGACTCTGA
- the tal gene encoding transaldolase — MNQLNALKQFTTVVADTGDFKQIEVFQPQDATTNPSLILKAVQKPEYRTLLDDTVAQFRGRALDELTDRLLVRFGCEILSIVPGRVSTEVDARLSFDASATVTRAERLIELYQAQGIHIDRVLIKVAATWEGIQAAAELERKGIHTNLTLLFSFCQAVACGQAKVQLISPFVGRIYDWYKKSAGATWVEADNTEANDPGVKSVTQIFNYYKKFGIATEVMGASFRNVGQITALAGCDLLTISPELLAQLADSQAPLACALDAQAAQALELPRLNYDEATFRFALNQDAMATEKLAEGIRAFCTDAGKLDLLLQAA; from the coding sequence ATGAACCAACTCAACGCCCTCAAACAATTCACCACCGTGGTCGCTGATACCGGCGATTTCAAGCAGATTGAAGTCTTTCAGCCGCAGGATGCCACCACCAATCCTTCACTGATCCTCAAGGCCGTGCAAAAACCTGAGTACCGCACGCTGCTGGACGACACCGTGGCCCAATTCCGCGGCCGTGCACTGGACGAGCTGACCGACCGGCTGCTGGTGCGTTTTGGTTGCGAAATCCTGTCCATCGTGCCCGGCCGGGTGTCGACCGAAGTCGATGCGCGGTTGAGTTTCGATGCCAGCGCCACCGTGACCCGCGCCGAGCGGCTGATTGAGTTGTACCAGGCGCAGGGCATTCACATTGACCGCGTGTTGATCAAGGTGGCCGCCACCTGGGAAGGCATTCAGGCCGCTGCCGAGCTGGAGCGCAAAGGCATTCACACCAACCTGACGCTGCTGTTTTCCTTCTGCCAGGCGGTGGCTTGTGGCCAGGCCAAGGTGCAACTGATTTCGCCCTTTGTCGGGCGCATTTACGACTGGTACAAGAAGTCCGCCGGGGCCACCTGGGTAGAGGCTGACAACACCGAGGCCAATGACCCCGGTGTCAAATCGGTCACGCAAATCTTCAACTACTACAAGAAGTTTGGTATTGCCACCGAGGTGATGGGGGCCAGCTTTCGCAACGTCGGTCAGATCACCGCGCTGGCGGGCTGTGATTTGCTCACCATCAGCCCCGAGCTGCTGGCCCAGTTGGCCGACAGCCAGGCGCCACTGGCCTGTGCGCTGGATGCCCAGGCCGCGCAAGCGCTGGAGCTGCCGCGCCTGAACTACGACGAAGCCACGTTCCGCTTTGCGCTGAACCAGGATGCCATGGCCACCGAGAAGCTGGCCGAAGGGATTCGTGCCTTCTGCACCGATGCGGGCAAGCTAGACTTGTTATTGCAAGCGGCTTAA
- a CDS encoding DNA cytosine methyltransferase yields MQVVLAHIPYKRYRMFIQPVLHKSQSNKTYEKPRAPGSDLPPSNGNTLPASTPDNKLIRNKLQRIRAGGEIRYMDMFAGCGGISLGFLTAGFTPVASIEMDPWAARSHGANFGARSAGGDKEAHHAPRDAVTETADTVFADLGLRGANENQIDVLVGGPPCQAFARVGRAKLREQARLREDVTADQAFLVDGRVSLWERYVAFIRATKPVALLMENVPDILNHGGTNVAELVSKSLAEEGYDVAYTLLNSVWYGVPQMRERMILVGIHRSAGIKPRFPVPTHHLILPSGYTSSKNAARRVLKAEGSQHHRWIQDPAPNSPAATSASEALADLPPLFAEEMLRAGTIRRGAKDPSEPVEYTTKVPTTTYSRLMREWQGFATNATTGHVFRYLPRDYKIFAEIQPGWEYPQIHAYVEQKIATWLANRKQRGLPTSPRDPDVSAFITSWRVPYDPGKFPNKWWKLRSDAPVRTLMAHLGKDSYSHIHFDSEQARTITVREAARLQSFPDGFIFKGSMNPAFKQIGNAVPPLFAYAIARGIREALGAPETPDMRVALFDLNPSQIKTTEGTK; encoded by the coding sequence ATGCAGGTGGTTCTGGCGCATATTCCTTATAAGAGATACCGGATGTTCATCCAACCCGTTCTGCACAAATCGCAGTCCAACAAAACGTACGAGAAGCCCCGCGCCCCAGGTTCCGACCTACCCCCTTCCAATGGCAATACATTACCCGCCTCGACCCCCGACAACAAGCTGATCCGAAACAAGCTCCAGCGCATTCGCGCGGGCGGTGAGATCCGATACATGGACATGTTTGCCGGATGTGGCGGGATCTCGCTCGGTTTCCTGACCGCAGGATTCACGCCGGTGGCATCCATTGAAATGGATCCATGGGCCGCACGCTCCCATGGTGCCAATTTCGGCGCTCGCTCTGCGGGGGGCGACAAGGAGGCCCATCACGCCCCACGCGATGCTGTAACCGAAACCGCAGATACCGTTTTCGCCGATCTCGGACTACGGGGAGCAAACGAAAACCAGATTGACGTGCTCGTCGGAGGACCTCCCTGTCAGGCGTTTGCCCGTGTCGGGCGAGCCAAGCTCCGCGAGCAGGCCCGCCTTCGCGAAGATGTGACCGCGGACCAAGCGTTCCTCGTCGACGGACGAGTGAGCCTGTGGGAGCGGTACGTTGCGTTCATCCGTGCAACGAAGCCAGTAGCACTCCTGATGGAAAACGTGCCGGACATTCTTAACCATGGTGGCACTAACGTGGCCGAGCTCGTCTCGAAAAGTCTTGCTGAAGAAGGCTATGACGTTGCCTACACGCTGTTGAACTCCGTCTGGTACGGAGTTCCGCAAATGCGGGAGCGGATGATTCTTGTCGGCATCCACCGGTCAGCCGGAATCAAGCCCCGCTTTCCCGTGCCGACTCACCACTTGATCCTGCCATCCGGCTACACCAGCTCCAAGAACGCTGCCCGCCGCGTACTGAAAGCTGAAGGCTCTCAACACCATCGCTGGATACAGGACCCGGCTCCCAACTCTCCAGCTGCCACGTCGGCTTCCGAGGCCCTTGCAGATCTCCCACCCCTTTTCGCTGAGGAAATGCTGCGTGCAGGAACCATTCGTCGTGGTGCTAAGGATCCTTCGGAACCTGTCGAGTACACGACGAAGGTGCCAACGACCACCTATTCTCGGCTGATGCGAGAGTGGCAGGGTTTTGCGACCAATGCCACGACCGGCCATGTATTCCGATACCTGCCGCGGGACTACAAGATCTTTGCCGAGATCCAGCCGGGTTGGGAGTACCCGCAGATCCATGCCTATGTCGAACAGAAGATTGCGACTTGGCTTGCCAACCGTAAGCAGCGCGGCCTGCCCACTAGTCCGAGGGATCCAGATGTCAGCGCCTTCATTACTTCCTGGCGCGTCCCCTATGATCCGGGCAAGTTTCCGAACAAATGGTGGAAGCTGCGGTCCGATGCGCCCGTCCGCACCCTGATGGCTCACCTCGGAAAGGACTCCTACTCCCACATCCACTTCGATTCCGAGCAGGCGCGCACCATAACCGTTCGGGAGGCCGCGCGGCTGCAGTCCTTCCCAGACGGCTTCATCTTCAAGGGCTCGATGAATCCCGCGTTCAAGCAAATCGGCAACGCAGTTCCGCCGCTGTTCGCCTATGCCATCGCGCGCGGAATCCGGGAGGCTCTAGGCGCCCCGGAAACACCGGACATGCGTGTGGCGCTGTTCGACCTGAATCCATCACAAATCAAAACAACCGAGGGAACGAAGTGA